The following coding sequences lie in one Melopsittacus undulatus isolate bMelUnd1 chromosome 9, bMelUnd1.mat.Z, whole genome shotgun sequence genomic window:
- the TMEM43 gene encoding transmembrane protein 43 — MSRNFSDTGSRKEHVKITSESKPGFLERLSETSGGMLIGLVTFLLAFYLLFTNEGRALRTAKSLDEGLSLVIPLDSIHSVSQENEGRLVHLVGALSTSKPLFDPSYGLSIQAVKLKRNVEMYQWVEYEESKEYEENGEIKKETKYTYNTEWKSEVVNSRNFDREIGHKNPSAMAVESFTAVSSNVQVGSFVLSKGLVDKIDDFKQLSLSHLEDPHADVTRGGDYFYHSDNPRRPEVGDLRVSFFYAGLSGDDPHLGSAEKVTVVARQRGDQLVPYHTKSGDVLQILYPGDLTVEEVFQKEHQGNTMKTWALRGAGWLAMFVGISLMTRIFYTLVDWFPVVRDLVNIGLKAFAFCVASSLSLLTISVGWLFYRPLWALLIGLLSVVPIVVARSRVPPKKQQ; from the exons ATGTCGAGGAAT TTCTCTgacacaggcagcagaaaaGAACATGTTAAAATCACAAGTGAGTCCAAACCAGGGTTCCTGGAGAGACTGAGCGAGACTTCTGGAGGCATGTTGATTGGACTTGTCACGTTTCTTCTGGCTTTCTATCTTCTTTTTACCAATGAA GGCCGAGCTTTGAGGACAGCCAAATCTCTTGATGAGGGGCTTTCGCTTGTGATCCCTCTTGACAGCATTCACAGTGTGTCCCAGGAGAATGAAGGGAGACTGGTGCACTTAGTGGGTGCTCTGAGTACGTCTAAG CCTTTGTTTGATCCCAGCTATGGGCTCTCCATCCAGGCTGTCAAACTTAAGCGTAACGTGGAAATGTACCAGTGGGTAGAATATGAAGAATCCAA GGAATATGAAGAGAATGGTGAGATTAAGAAAGAGACAAAGTATACATACA ACACTGAATGGAAGTCGGAAGTTGTGAACAGCAGGAACTTTGATCGAGAAATTGGGCACAAAAACCCCAG TGCTATGGCTGTGGAGTctttcactgctgtttcttctaACGTCCAGGTTGGCAGCTTTGTTCTTTCCAAGG GTCTTGTGGATAAAATTGATGACTTCAAGCAGCTGAGCTTGTCACACCTTGAGGATCCCCATGCTGATGTTACCCGCGGAGGAGATTACTTTTACCACAGTGACAACCCCAGGCGACCAGAA GTGGGAGATCTTCGTGTCTCGTTCTTCTATGCAGGTCTGAGTGGAGATGACCCCCATTTGGGCTCTGCTGAGAAG GTGACTGTGGTCGCTCGCCAGCGAGGAGATCAGCTGGTGCCGTATCATACCAAGTCTGGAGATGTCCTGCAGATCCTGTACCCTGGGGACCTCACTGTGGAG GAAGTGTTTCAGAAGGAGCACCAGGGGAACACCATGAAGACCTGGGCGCTGCGTGGAGCGGGCTGGCTGGCGATGTTTGTGGGCATCAGCCTCATGACCCGAATCTTCTACACTCTGG TGGACTGGTTTCCTGTTGTGAGAGATCTGGTTAACATTGGATTAAAGGCGTTTGCCTTCTGCGTGGCCAGTTCGCTGTCGCTCCTGACCATCTCTGTGGGTTGGCTCTTCTACCGGCCCCTCTGGGCTCTGCTCATCGGGCTGCTCTCTGTAGTGCCCATTGTGGTGGCAAGATCTCGGGTCCCAccaaagaagcagcagtga
- the CHCHD4 gene encoding mitochondrial intermembrane space import and assembly protein 40 — protein MSYCRQEGKDRIIFATKEDHETPSSAELVADDPDDPYEEQGLILPNGDINWNCPCLGGMASGPCGEQFKSAFSCFHYSTEEIKGSDCVDQFRAMQECMQKYPDLYPQEDEIEEKEKSNKDLEAASMEAAAAKEEKGSS, from the exons ATGTCCTACTGCAGGCAAGAAG GAAAAGACAGAATCATATTTGCTACCAAGGAGGACCATGAGACACcaagcagtgctgagctggtTGCAGATGACCCAGATGACCCTTATGAAGAACAAG GATTGATATTGCCCAATGGAGATATCAATTGGAATTGCCCGTGCCTAGGTGGAATGGCTAGTGGTCCCTGTGGGGAACAGTTCAAGTCAgccttctcttgttttcactatagcacagaagaaataaagggaTCAGACTGTGTGGACCAATTCCGTGCCATGCAGGAATGCATGCAAAAATACCCAGATCTTTACCCTCAAGAGGATGAAATcgaagagaaagagaagtcaAACAAAGATTTGGAAGCTGCTTCtatggaggctgctgctgccaaagagGAGAAGGGATCTAGCTAA